In Holophagales bacterium, one DNA window encodes the following:
- a CDS encoding glycosyl hydrolase, protein MLLQRSRATGTRSRSGAVRAQRPPRPLARSRRRTGALLPFETGPAQRPTFAGPNLEEHVRSRAPFAAFVVLTLAAALPALGVAAAPVAKPEPPKDPFNADTFAGLELRGIGPALTSGRVIDLAVDPTDPATYYVGVASGGVWKTVNAGTTYSPIFDAQGSFSIGAVALDPHNPNVVWVGTGENNSQRSVAYGDGVYRSEDGGKSWTKMGLDKSEHIGKIVVDPRDSRVVYVAAQGPLWNPGGDRGLYKSVDAGKTWKQVLAVSENTGVSDLVVDPRNPDVLYASAYQRRRHVWTLIDGGPESTIYRSTDAGATWTKAESGLPKGDKGRIGLAISPVDPDVIYAIVEATRDEGGVFRSRDRGASWEKRGKYVSQSPQYYNELVADPFDVDRLYSMDTILQVSDDGGKSWRRLGEKSKHVDNHAMWIDPRDAEHYLVGCDGGIYESWDRGANWQHKPNLPVTQFYRVSVDDAAPVYNVYGGTQDNFSLGGPSRSLTQNGVPSSDWFVTQGGDGFETQIEPGNPDIVYAQAQHGALTRFDRKSGENIDIQPQPGAGEPGLRWNWDSPLLISPHSPTRLYFAANKLFRSDDRGDSWRAVSGDLTRHVERNQLQVMGKVQRADAVAKNASTSLYGNIVALAESPKVEGLLYVGTDDGLIQVSGDGGGAWTRIERFAGVPESTYVSALVASQHDAGTVYAAFDNHKMGDFKPYALRSSDRGKTWVSIAGDLPARGSVYALAEDHVSADLLFAGTEFGVYFTRDGGKHWLQLKGGMPTIAVKDIAIQKRENDLVLATFGRGFYILDDYTPLRHAAPEALAKEAAIFPVKRAAMYVPGSRIGGTGKGFLGESYWLAPDPPFGAVFTYYLKDELKTRKARRTEEESAAEKAGKTPPYPTLDELRAEALEEEPAILLTVRDARGEVVRRLTGPTGAGIHRVAWDLRYAALDPAATEREVDPDFPSFFTNLAPAALPGTYTVELSRRVDGHETALVGPEKFDVAPLALASLPAPDQAALLAFQQKTARLQRAVLGASQMVRETKDRLGLIKRALEDTPRAPAELRDEARALALRLQAIDTAMHGDREARRRNENDAPSIVERVQNVVFGHWTSSSAPTRTQLDAYEIAAAAFARQLSELRQLVGVDLGKLEARMESYGAPYTPGRLPVWAKE, encoded by the coding sequence ATGTTACTTCAGCGCTCTCGAGCCACCGGAACCCGGAGTCGCTCAGGAGCCGTTCGCGCGCAGCGCCCGCCTCGACCTCTCGCGAGGTCGCGTCGCCGCACGGGCGCCCTGCTACCATTCGAGACCGGGCCGGCCCAACGGCCCACCTTCGCCGGTCCCAACCTGGAGGAGCACGTGCGATCCCGAGCCCCCTTCGCCGCCTTTGTCGTCCTCACCTTGGCCGCCGCTCTCCCGGCTCTCGGGGTTGCAGCCGCGCCAGTCGCCAAGCCTGAGCCCCCGAAGGACCCCTTCAACGCCGACACCTTCGCCGGCCTCGAGTTGCGCGGCATCGGACCGGCGCTGACCTCGGGGCGCGTGATCGACCTCGCCGTCGACCCGACCGACCCGGCGACCTACTACGTCGGCGTGGCCTCGGGCGGCGTGTGGAAGACGGTCAACGCCGGCACGACCTACAGCCCGATCTTCGACGCTCAGGGCTCCTTCTCCATCGGCGCGGTGGCGCTCGACCCGCACAACCCGAACGTCGTCTGGGTCGGCACCGGCGAGAACAACTCGCAGCGCTCGGTGGCCTACGGCGACGGCGTCTACCGTTCCGAGGACGGCGGCAAGAGCTGGACGAAGATGGGTCTCGACAAGTCCGAGCACATCGGCAAGATCGTCGTCGACCCGCGCGATTCGCGCGTCGTCTACGTCGCCGCCCAGGGACCGCTGTGGAACCCGGGAGGCGACCGCGGCCTCTACAAGAGCGTCGACGCCGGCAAGACCTGGAAGCAGGTCCTCGCGGTGAGCGAGAACACCGGCGTCTCCGACCTCGTCGTCGACCCGCGCAACCCCGACGTCCTCTACGCGTCGGCTTATCAGCGGCGCCGCCACGTCTGGACGCTCATCGACGGCGGCCCGGAGTCGACCATCTACCGTTCGACCGACGCCGGCGCGACCTGGACCAAGGCGGAGTCTGGGCTGCCCAAGGGGGACAAGGGCCGGATCGGCCTGGCGATCTCGCCGGTCGACCCGGACGTGATCTACGCCATCGTCGAGGCAACGCGCGACGAAGGTGGCGTCTTCCGCTCGCGCGATCGCGGCGCGAGCTGGGAGAAGCGCGGCAAGTACGTCTCCCAGTCGCCGCAGTACTACAACGAGCTCGTCGCGGATCCGTTCGACGTCGACCGACTGTACTCGATGGACACCATCCTCCAGGTTTCCGATGACGGCGGCAAGAGCTGGCGCCGGCTCGGCGAAAAGTCCAAGCACGTCGACAACCACGCGATGTGGATCGACCCGCGCGACGCCGAGCACTATCTCGTGGGCTGCGACGGCGGGATCTACGAGAGCTGGGACCGCGGCGCCAACTGGCAGCACAAGCCCAACCTGCCGGTGACCCAGTTCTATCGCGTCTCGGTCGACGACGCCGCGCCGGTCTACAACGTCTACGGCGGAACGCAGGACAACTTCAGCCTCGGGGGACCGTCGCGTTCGCTGACCCAGAACGGCGTGCCGAGCTCCGACTGGTTCGTCACCCAGGGGGGCGACGGCTTCGAGACCCAGATCGAGCCGGGCAATCCCGACATCGTCTACGCCCAGGCGCAGCATGGTGCGCTGACCCGCTTCGACCGCAAGAGCGGCGAGAACATCGACATCCAGCCGCAGCCCGGCGCCGGCGAGCCCGGATTGCGCTGGAACTGGGACTCGCCGCTGCTCATCTCGCCGCACTCGCCGACCCGGCTCTACTTCGCCGCCAACAAGCTCTTCCGCTCCGACGATCGCGGCGACAGCTGGCGCGCCGTCTCCGGCGACCTGACGCGCCACGTCGAGCGCAACCAGCTCCAGGTGATGGGCAAGGTGCAGCGCGCCGACGCCGTGGCGAAGAACGCCTCGACCTCGCTCTACGGCAACATCGTGGCTCTCGCCGAATCACCGAAGGTCGAAGGGCTTCTCTATGTCGGCACCGACGACGGCCTGATCCAGGTGAGTGGCGACGGCGGCGGCGCCTGGACGCGCATCGAGCGCTTCGCCGGGGTGCCGGAGTCGACCTACGTCTCCGCGCTCGTCGCCTCGCAGCACGACGCCGGCACGGTCTACGCGGCCTTCGACAACCACAAGATGGGCGACTTCAAGCCGTACGCCCTGCGCTCGTCCGATCGCGGAAAGACCTGGGTGTCGATCGCCGGCGACCTGCCGGCGCGGGGCTCGGTCTACGCGCTGGCCGAAGACCACGTCAGCGCCGACCTGCTCTTCGCCGGCACGGAGTTCGGCGTCTACTTCACGCGCGACGGCGGCAAGCACTGGCTGCAGCTCAAGGGCGGCATGCCGACCATCGCCGTGAAGGACATCGCCATCCAGAAGCGCGAGAACGACCTCGTGCTCGCCACCTTCGGCCGCGGCTTCTACATCCTCGACGACTACACGCCGCTGCGCCACGCCGCACCCGAGGCGCTCGCCAAGGAGGCGGCGATCTTCCCGGTCAAGCGGGCCGCGATGTACGTGCCGGGCTCGCGCATCGGCGGCACCGGCAAGGGGTTCCTCGGCGAGTCCTACTGGCTCGCACCGGACCCGCCGTTCGGCGCCGTCTTCACCTACTACCTCAAGGACGAGCTAAAGACGCGCAAGGCGCGTCGCACCGAAGAAGAGAGCGCTGCCGAGAAGGCGGGCAAGACGCCACCCTACCCGACGCTCGACGAGCTGCGGGCCGAAGCACTCGAGGAGGAGCCGGCGATCCTGCTGACCGTCCGCGACGCGCGAGGCGAGGTGGTGCGCCGGCTCACCGGGCCCACCGGAGCGGGAATCCACCGCGTCGCCTGGGACCTGCGCTACGCCGCGCTCGATCCGGCCGCGACCGAGCGCGAGGTCGATCCGGACTTCCCGAGCTTCTTCACCAACCTGGCGCCGGCGGCGCTGCCCGGCACCTACACCGTCGAGCTGAGCCGTCGCGTCGACGGGCACGAAACGGCGCTCGTCGGGCCGGAGAAGTTCGACGTCGCCCCGCTGGCGCTCGCCAGCCTGCCGGCTCCCGACCAGGCCGCGCTCCTGGCGTTCCAGCAGAAAACCGCACGCCTGCAGCGCGCCGTGCTCGGCGCATCACAGATGGTGCGCGAGACCAAGGACCGGCTCGGCCTGATCAAGCGGGCGCTCGAGGACACCCCCCGAGCCCCGGCCGAGCTGCGTGACGAAGCGCGGGCGCTTGCCCTCCGGCTGCAGGCGATCGACACGGCGATGCACGGCGACCGCGAAGCGCGTCGGCGCAACGAGAACGATGCGCCGTCGATCGTCGAGCGGGTGCAGAACGTCGTGTTCGGTCACTGGACGTCGAGCTCGGCGCCGACCCGTACGCAGCTCGATGCCTACGAGATCGCCGCAGCGGCGTTCGCCCGTCAGTTGAGCGAGCTCCGGCAGCTCGTCGGCGTCGACCTCGGCAAGCTCGAGGCGCGGATGGAGTCCTACGGAGCGCCCTACACGCCGGGCCGTCTTCCGGTGTGGGCGAAGGAGTAG